A single genomic interval of Cucumis sativus cultivar 9930 chromosome 5, Cucumber_9930_V3, whole genome shotgun sequence harbors:
- the LOC101207744 gene encoding probable transcriptional regulator SLK2, giving the protein MAASRVAGGLAQSSSSSGIFFQGDGQSKATVKSHLGSYGNSSNSIPGTGHSNLGPVSGDTNGVFNSVANSGPSVGASSLVTDANSALSGGPHLQRSPSMNAESYMRLPTSPMSFTSNNMSISGASLIDASSVLQHNSQQDHNASQLHTQAQARQVSSGDASLSNSKTVQASLPMGARVSGSLMTDPNSYSQSQKKPRLDIKQDDFLQQQVLQQLLQRQDSMQLQGRNTPQLQAALFQQQQRLRQQQQIFQSLPPLQRAHMQQQQQIQLRQQLQQQAIQPVNAMKRPHDGGVCARRLMQYLYHQRQRPADNSIAYWRKFVTEYYSPRAKKRWCLSLYNNVGHHALGVFPQAAMDAWQCDICGSKSGRGFEASFEVLPRLNEIKFGSGVIDELLFLDMPREFRYSSGIMMLEYGKAVQESVYEQLRVVREGQLRIIFTHELKILAWEFCARRHEELLPRRLVAPQVNQLVQVAQKCQSTIAEGGTDGASQQDLQANSNMVLTAGQQLAKSLELQSLNDLGFSKRYVRCLQISEVVNSMKDLIDFCREQKTGPVEGLKSYPQHATAKLQMQKMQEIEQVANAQGLPTDRSTLGRMVSLHPGLNNQMNSQNQLASRGTLSGSAQAALALSNYQNLLMRQNSMNSTSSHALQQETSSSFNTTNQSPSSSFHGTTAITSAPMQNLPSSGLSSPNLPQQQSQVQHQLHQRPNTNNLLMHSTQGNTNNNQAMQHQMIQQLLQISNNSGGGQPQQQPQPQQQPLSGSNTKVSVAGTYTGYGASNSSVTAAGTANASCSNTPAPSRSNSFKSASTGDVSAAGARSGSGFNQRSADLPQNLQLDDDIIQDIAHDFTDNGFFNNDLDDNMCLIWKG; this is encoded by the exons ATGGCAGCTTCTCGGGTGGCTGGAGGATTAGCTCAATCTTCCTCAAGTTCTGGGATTTTTTTCCAAGGAGATGGGCAGTCCAAGGCTACCGTTAAATCTCACTTGGGCTCATATGGAAACTCATCAAATTCAATTCCAGGAACTGGCCATTCAAATTTGGGTCCAGTTTCTGGGGACACAAATGGTGTCTTTAATAGTGTCGCAAATTCGGGACCAAGTGTTGGGGCAAGTTCTTTGGTTACAGATGCAAATTCTGCACTTTCAGGTGGGCCTCACTTGCAGAGAAGTCCAAGTATGAATGCAGAATCATACATGCGATTACCTACGTCGCCTATGTCTTTTACATCAAATAACATGAGTATCTCAGGTGCATCGCTCATTGATGCATCTTCTGTACTGCAGCACAATTCTCAGCAGGATCACAATGCTTCCCAGTTGCACACCCAGGCACAGGCCCGACAAGTTTCTTCAGGTGATGCATCGCTGTCGAATTCAAAAACCGTTCAAGCTTCACTCCCCATGGGTGCACGTGTCTCTGGATCTCTCATGACAGATCCCAATAGTTATTCTCAGTCACAGAAGAAGCCACGTTTGGATATTAAGCAGGATGATTTTCTGCAACAGCAGGTTTTACAGCAGCTACTGCAGAGACAAGATTCCATGCAATTGCAAGGTCGTAATACGCCTCAGCTGCAAGCAGCATTGTTTCAGCAGCAACAGAGACTACGGCAGcaacaacaaatttttcaGTCTTTACCTCCTTTGCAGAGAGCTCATatgcagcagcagcagcagatACAGTTGAGGCAGCAGCTTCAGCAACAGGCAATACAGCCTGTAAATGCTATGAAGCGGCCTCATGATGGTGGTGTATGTGCTCGGCGGCTAATGCAGTACCTATACCATCAGCGTCAAAGGCCTGCT GATAATAGTATTGCCTATTGGAGGAAGTTCGTGACTGAGTATTATTCTCCTCGTGCAAAGAAAAGATGGTGTTTATCATTATATAACAATGTTGGACATCATGCACTTGGTGTTTTCCCTCAAGCAGCTATG GATGCATGGCAGTGTGACATTTGTGGATCAAAATCTGGACGGGGATTTG AGGCTTCCTTTGAAGTCCTTCCTAGACTCAATGAGATCAAGTTTGGCAGTGGAGTCATTGATGAGCTATTGTTCTTAGATATGCCACGGGAATTCAGATATTCATCTGGAATTATGATGTTAGAATATGGAAAAGCGGTTCAAGAGAGTGTGTATGAGCAACTTCGTGTGGTTCGTGAGGGACAGCTTCGTATCATATTTACTCATGAACTGAAG ATATTGGCATGGGAGTTTTGTGCAAGACGACATGAAGAACTTCTACCTCGTAGACTGGTTGCACCTCAG GTGAATCAATTGGTCCAGGTGGCACAGAAATGCCAGAGCACTATTGCTGAAGGAGGAACTGATGGGGCTTCTCAGCAGGACTTACAAGCAAATAGCAATAT GGTTTTGACAGCTGGGCAGCAGCTTGCCAAGAGTCTGGAGTTGCAGTCGCTGAATGATTTGGGGTTCTCTAAAAGATACGTTAGATGCTTGCAG ATATCAGAGGTTGTCAATAGCATGAAAGATTTGATCGATTTCTGCAGGGAGCAGAAAACTGGACCAGTTG AGGGTTTGAAAAGTTATCCTCAGCACGCCACAGCGAAGCTGCAGATGCAAAAAATGCAAGAGATTGAACAGGTTGCTAATGCTCAGGGTCTGCCAACCGATCGTAGCACCCTTGGTAGAATGGTCTCCCTGCATCCTGGGCTGAACAACCAAATGAATAGCCAAAATCAACTAGCCAGCAGAGGAACTTTGAGCGGATCGGCACAAGCTGCGTTGGCATTGTCTAACTACCAGAATCTCCTAATGAGACAGAACTCAATGAATTCAACAAGTTCACACGCACTCCAGCAGGAGACATCATCGTCATTCAATACTACAAACCAGAGTCCTTCATCAAGCTTTCATGGGACAACCGCCATAACATCTGCACCAATGCAGAACTTGCCCAGCAGTGGTCTTTCAAGTCCTAATTTGCCTCAACAACAATCTCAAGTTCAACATCAACTGCATCAGCGGCCGAACACCAACAACTTACTCATGCATAGTACGCAAGGTAACACTAACAATAATCAGGCTATGCAACATCAGATGATCCAGCAGCTACTCCAGATATCTAATAACAGTGGGGGAGGGCAACCGCAACAGCAACCACAACCGCAACAGCAACCGCTTTCTGGATCCAACACAAAAGTAAGCGTTGCTGGAACTTATACAGGCTATGGAGCCAGCAACTCCTCTGTGACGGCTGCAGGCACAGCCAATGCATCTTGTAGTAACACGCCGGCCCCAAGCCGAAGTAACAGTTTCAAAAGTGCTTCAACTGGTGATGTATCAGCAGCCGGTGCTCGTAGCGGCAGTGGGTTCAACCAAAGAAGTGCAGATTTGCCACAAAATCTTCAATTGGATGATGATATAATCCAGGACATAGCCCATGATTTTACGGATAATGGGTTCTTTAACAATGATCTTGACGATAATATGTGCCTTATCTGGAAAGGTTAA
- the LOC101207502 gene encoding BAG family molecular chaperone regulator 2 encodes MEWEMRPGGMLVQKRTESEKNSVSAPNVRVRVKYGSVYHEISISSQATFGELKKMLVGATGLHQEDQKLIYKEKERDSKAFLDVCGVKDRSKILLQEDPISQEKRLVELRKNAKLEKASKSISQISLEVDRLAGQVSALESVIGKGGKVAEKTVLNLIEMLMDQLLKLDGIMGDGDVKLQRKMQVRRVQKYVETLDILKIKNENQTPTQVQQRSSNGLNNQAQPQEKANGVHQSQPSMGDSSLVPERKSTSETVVTTRWEIFDAMPPLVPTSSSNAVPAAAANNNNNHHVQPKFNWEFFD; translated from the exons ATGGAGTGGGAAATGAGACCGGGTGGAATGTTGGTCCAAAAGAGAACCGAGTCGGAGAAAAACTCGGTTTCGGCTCCGAATGTACGAGTCCGAGTCAAGTACGGTTCGGTGTACCATGAAATCTCCATTAGCTCTCAAGCTACTTTCG gggaattgaagaaaatgttgGTGGGGGCAACAGGATTGCACCAAGAAGACCAAAAATTGATAtacaaagagaaagagagggattCAAAAGCATTTCTAGATGTGTGTGGAGTTAAGGACCGTTCTAAAATATTACTTCAAGAAGACCCAATTAGTCAAGAGAAAAGACTTGTtgagttgagaaaaaatgCCAAATTAGAGAAGGCTTCTAAATCCATTTCCCAAATCAGCTTGGAGGTTGACAGACTTGCTGGTCAG gTTTCAGCATTGGAGTCAGTAATTGGAAAAGGTGGGAAAGTTGCTGAGAAAACAGTGTTGAATTTGATTGAGATGCTTATGGATCAATTGCTTAAATTGGATGGAATTATGGGAGATGGAGATGTCAAATTACAAAGGAAAATGCAG GTAAGAAGAGTCCAAAAGTATGTTGAAACTTTAGACATATTGAAGATCAAAAACGAAAACCAAACCCCAACCCAAGTTCAGCAGAGGAGTTCAAATGGTTTGAATAATCAAGCCCAACCCCAAGAGAAGGCCAATGGAGTACATCAATCGCAACCGTCGATGGGGGATTCGTCATTGGTGCCCGAAAGGAAATCGACATCGGAGACAGTTGTTACTACGAGATGGGAGATATTTGACGCGATGCCACCATTGGTGCCAACCTCATCTTCAAATGCAGTCCCTGCAGCAGCagccaacaacaacaacaaccacCATGTTCAGCCCAAGTTCAATTGGGAAttttttgattga
- the LOC101207745 gene encoding dehydration-responsive element-binding protein 1B has protein sequence MDFSDASSSSHRSTLSDDELLLASRYPKKRAGRKKFKETRHPIYRGVRLRNSGKWVCEVREPNKKTRIWLGTFPTAEMAARAHDVAAIALRGRSACLNFADSASTLHIPASVDPKDIQRAAAEAAEAFRPQDDELTPAVVEEEGFYLDEEVEFGMPGLLTDMAEAMLLPPPNCVGNYDNDHFGANSMDFDADMSLWSYSI, from the coding sequence ATGGATTTTTCTGATGCTTCTTCGTCTTCCCATCGTTCCACTCTTTCCGACGACGAGCTTCTTCTGGCGTCTCGATACCCCAAGAAGCGAGCGGGGAGAAAGAAGTTTAAGGAAACTCGTCATCCTATTTATCGTGGTGTGCGACTGAGGAATTCTGGTAAGTGGGTTTGTGAAGTTAGAGAGCCTAATAAGAAGACACGGATTTGGCTTGGAACTTTCCCCACTGCTGAGATGGCTGCTCGAGCTCATGATGTGGCTGCCATCGCTCTTAGGGGAAGGTCGGCTTGTCTTAATTTTGCTGACTCTGCTTCCACGCTTCACATTCCGGCTAGTGTTGATCCTAAGGATATTCAGAGGGCTGCGGCGGAGGCTGCCGAGGCATTCCGGCCGCAGGATGATGAGTTGACGCCGGCGGTGGTGGAAGAGGAGGGGTTTTATTTGGATGAGGAAGTGGAGTTTGGGATGCCCGGGTTGTTGACGGATATGGCGGAGGCAATGTTGTTGCCGCCGCCCAATTGTGTGGGGAATTACGACAATGACCACTTTGGGGCTAATTCTATGGATTTTGATGCCGACATGTCGTTGTGGAGTTACTCCATTTGA